AGAAGTCTGGATTCACTTTCTATCAATCTATCAGTGATCCTTCTTTTTTCTTTGATATCTTTTTGAACCGCATAAGAACCGTACCCGACCACCAAAAAAGAAACTATAACTAATGTAAGCAGTGAATAAGCGACTCTGGTGCCCCGCAAAGTATTGGTTGCATTTCTGCTATTTAAAAGTCTTAATTCTTCCTCCTGCATATTGTTCAGCAATTCGGCTATTTCTATTAGTATGATCCCTTTTTTGGATTCGAAAGAGCCAGGTTGTTTTTCAGCAGTTGTGATTAGGTTGGAGATCCCAAGGATTCTAACTTGTTGGATTTGATTGTCCTTGGTGAGATTTTGAAGGATCTTAATTTCACTCTTTAAGTTGGAGAATAAGGATCTGGTATTTTCGGAAGCAGCGTCTTCCGTATAAGCTTGCGCGATTCCGATCTCTCTAGTGATACTTTTACATTGGTCTATTTCTTCGATGACCGTAAACGTATGTTCTATCATTACTCCAGAATCCTTTAGCTCTATCATTCCATACAAACTGATCAAACTTGCTATGATCAATAGTAAGGTAAGAGAGAAAAAACCGATCAGCACTTTCCATTGCAAGAATTGCGACTTTTCTTTGATTTTTTCTAAAAAGGAAAATTTCATGAAGGACGTTCTAGTAATTTCGAGACCTAAAATTGATTTCAAAAAGGCTTCCAAATTTATTACACGTACATAGGTCTTTCAACAAGCTTTTTTCAGGATTTTGATAGCCCGATCTTGACTGGATCGGGCCAAAAATCATTCTGGTATTCTAATAAACGGTTTTTTCTGGATTATGGAAAGGAAAGCCGGTAAAAATCTTGTACCTTGGAGAGCTATTCCTTAGTATGAAATCCGTCGTTCATGAAATTTATCTCTCTGTTTCCGGAGAAGGAATTTCAACAGGTTTGCCTACAATTTTTGTTCGGTTCGCGGGGTGTTCTCTCAGATGCGGAATGGACGGAAGCCGCAAACTTTGGTGCGACACTCCGTACGCTCTTTCTCCGAATGCGGGGAAAGAAATTGAGTTAGAAGATGTGATCTCGGAGATAGGATCCATTTCTTCTTCTCCTACACAAATACTTCTAACGGGCGGAGAACCATTAGAAAATTCGAATAGGATTTTCAGCCAAACATTGGCACAAAAATTGAAACTGTCTAGGCAAGTTTCGGGGCTTTATACGAGGGTGAGGGTGGAGACAAATGGAGCGGAACCGATCCGTGATTTGGAAAATATGGTCTTCACTCTGGATTACAAACTTCCTGGCTCAGGAATGGAAAACAAAATGGTCTTGGATAATTTAGAATTTGTCCGGGATAGAAATGATAATTTGGACGAGATCAAATTCGTAATTAGAGATAGAAAGGATTTCGATAGAACTTTGGAAGTGATAGACGGTTTTAAATTAAAGGGAAATCTTCTGGCTTCTCCCGTATTCGGAGAGCTTGCCCCTGAAATTCTTGTAGATTGGATCAAAGAAAATAATAGAACGGATCTGCGTCTTTCTTTGCAGACCCATAAATATATCTGGGGAGAAAAAAGGGGAGTTTGATCTTGGACTCTACTTTGCAGCTCAGTCTAGATTTCGAATCCGATTCTTCCAGCGGATTCAGAGGGGATTCCTGTTATCTTAAGGATGAACCAGAATTAGGAATTGGAAGGATAGAAAGTTCCGACTCCGGAAAATTTCAGATCTATTTTCCATCTTCCGATATCAGAAAGACTGTCTCTGAAAATTCTAACAGACTGAAAATTATAGGATCCTATCCTACCGCATTTACTGAATCTTTTGCAGATCCAGAATTACTGGATCTAAGTCTTCAAGCATTTGAGTTAAAACTTACTCATGCCTATGACAAACTTTCTGCATTATCTAATTCAAGAACAAGACTTCTTCCTCACCAAATAGAATCCACTTTCGTAGTGGTGAATTCTCTTCGGCCTAGATTCATTTTGGCTGACGAGGTAGGACTCGGTAAAACGATAGAAGCAGCCCTTGTTATGAAAGAGCTGATCTTTCGAAGAGGTTACAAAAAAGTTTTAGTCGTTGCTCCTTCTCCTCTATTAGTCCAATGGAAACAGGAATTAAAAAACAAATTTAACGAAGACTTTGAGATCGTTAAACGTAGGAATTTCTTAGCTAGCGGAGAGAAGAACTGGAAGAATTTCAAACATGTAATTACTTCAGTAGACTTTATTAAAAATCCTAAATACGCCGAAGAGATCCTGAAAACGAAATGGGATATTGTAGTCTTTGACGAGGCCCATCGTTTAAGAAGAGATTATCATAAGGTTACAAGAGCCTATTTATTCGCGGAGAAGATTGCAAAAAAATGCGAATGTCTGCTTCTTCTTACCGCAACACCTTTTAGAGGAAAATTAGAAGAATTATATTATCTGGTCCACTTGGTCGATCCGAATTTGCTCGGACCATATCATACTTTTATAAACGATTATGTTCTCGGGAATAAAAGCGGATTAAAAGAAAAGATCTCCAAGGTCCTTTTAAGACGCAGAAAAGTAGAAGTTGGCGGCTTCACTAAAAGATTCGCCAAAACGGTTAAGATAGAATTATCCGATGTAGAAAGACAATTCTATAATGAAACCACTGAATATGTCCGCAGAGAGTATAATCTTGCGATGAGAACCCAAAACAGGGCAATCGGATTCGTGATGATCGTTTTCCAGAAATTATTGGACTCCTCAGTGTTCGCACTTCTTTCCGCATTGTCCAAACGTAAGTTCATGCTGGAGAATCGTCTCCATCGTTTGCAGGCAGTCGGGAATAAATTAGAAGAATGGGACTTGGACGAAACAGAAGGTGTAGAAGACTTCGTCTCCGATTTGGATGAATCCGCTCCTTCCGATCTTGCAAATCTCAGAAGAGAATTATTATCCTTAAACAGGCTGATCCTTTTAGGCAAAAAGATCAAAGAAGATCGAAAAAGCCAGAAACTGAAAGAGACAATTGCGAAACTCAAAAAAGAAGGGCATCCTAAATTTATTATATTCACTCAGTTTAGAAGTACACAAGACTTCTTAGCTTCCACCTTATCCGAATACAAGGTCACATTATTTCACGGGTCTTTAAGTGCTGATGCAAAAGAAGATGCAATTTCCGAATTCAAAAGGTCTTCCGAAATTTTGATCTGTACGGAAGCAGGTGGAGAAGGACGTAACCTTCAATTTGCAAATGTTCTAT
This window of the Leptospira andrefontaineae genome carries:
- a CDS encoding 7-carboxy-7-deazaguanine synthase QueE; protein product: MKSVVHEIYLSVSGEGISTGLPTIFVRFAGCSLRCGMDGSRKLWCDTPYALSPNAGKEIELEDVISEIGSISSSPTQILLTGGEPLENSNRIFSQTLAQKLKLSRQVSGLYTRVRVETNGAEPIRDLENMVFTLDYKLPGSGMENKMVLDNLEFVRDRNDNLDEIKFVIRDRKDFDRTLEVIDGFKLKGNLLASPVFGELAPEILVDWIKENNRTDLRLSLQTHKYIWGEKRGV
- a CDS encoding DEAD/DEAH box helicase, producing the protein MDSTLQLSLDFESDSSSGFRGDSCYLKDEPELGIGRIESSDSGKFQIYFPSSDIRKTVSENSNRLKIIGSYPTAFTESFADPELLDLSLQAFELKLTHAYDKLSALSNSRTRLLPHQIESTFVVVNSLRPRFILADEVGLGKTIEAALVMKELIFRRGYKKVLVVAPSPLLVQWKQELKNKFNEDFEIVKRRNFLASGEKNWKNFKHVITSVDFIKNPKYAEEILKTKWDIVVFDEAHRLRRDYHKVTRAYLFAEKIAKKCECLLLLTATPFRGKLEELYYLVHLVDPNLLGPYHTFINDYVLGNKSGLKEKISKVLLRRRKVEVGGFTKRFAKTVKIELSDVERQFYNETTEYVRREYNLAMRTQNRAIGFVMIVFQKLLDSSVFALLSALSKRKFMLENRLHRLQAVGNKLEEWDLDETEGVEDFVSDLDESAPSDLANLRRELLSLNRLILLGKKIKEDRKSQKLKETIAKLKKEGHPKFIIFTQFRSTQDFLASTLSEYKVTLFHGSLSADAKEDAISEFKRSSEILICTEAGGEGRNLQFANVLFNYDLPWSPLKIEQRIGRIHRFGQKDNVFIFNFASKDTVAERILEVLSNKIKLFEESIGGSDELLGAIEDELDFHSSFMRFVTGNKKLKEVEEEIDQRIKIAKKGFEKLGSLVTPKLLDFNLEDYYKTTLQERSFTNQHLETFFVRYSKKYSDRLNFKLKTLKPQVYELDGVNYKGKKATFNSELALADDGLEFLAFGHPLIEEAVQSFLKDRSGWKIGFYRTSGNFLYFVFIVEFKFSLDRKELFVVEVNRRSGSSKVLENLPEAVRENRFRSSQTELPDDTEKYFVMACETLELALEDRKKELYEQTKDLFQKEEYKIRNSNQNTLRQLEEKLMRQEAAFKWEGRPEKKSAMNRTKNEIQKVKEDFEVELRKVKVGKEIHHRFELFQAYLPGSD